TGGACGGGGTCCGCCTCACCGGTGAGCAGCGACTCGTCGACCTCGAGGCTGCCCGCCTCCAGCACGAGACCGTCCACCGCGATCTTGTCGCCCGAACCGAGCTCGATCACGTCGTCGAGCACGATCTCGGCCGCCGCCAGCTCCGCGGCGACGCCGTCGCGGCGCACGAGCGGCCGTGCCTCCCCGACGACGGCGAGCTGGTCCAGGGTCCGCTTCGCGCGGATCTCCTGGATGACGCCGATCAGCGTGTTGGCGATGATCACGCCACCGAACAGCGCGTCCTGGATCGGGCCCACGATCGCGATGAACACGAAGAGCACACCGATGATCGCGTTGATCCGGGTGAGGACGTTCGCCCGGATGATCTCGCCGACCGACCGGCTGGACCGGACCGGAACGTCGTTGACCCGGCCGTCCGCGACCCGCTCCGCGACCTCGGCGGCGTTCAGCCCCCGCGCGGAGAGCTCCGCGCCGCCACCGGCGCCACCAGCGCCGTCGGCGTCACCGCCGGTCGCCCCGTCCGGCTCCTCGGCCCCGTCACCGGCGGCGGTGGGCCCGGTGGAGTCGGGCGACGTGGCCACTGGGCGGTCCATCAGCTACCTCCGGAGGGGACTGGTCGGCGCTCAGGCTAAGCGGGTGCCCCCGCCGACCCCACCGTATTGGACGCCCCACCGACGCCACTCGCCCACTCATCGCGACGAACCCGTTCATCGCGACGATGCGGCCCGACCAGTCGACGCCCAACCGGCCGGCACTCGACCGGCCCGCCCGTCCAGGTGCCGGAGGGCGCATCGCTGGGAGGCCAGGCGATACCAGCCAAAGCCGAAGGCCAATCAAGCTGCCGGGATGGCCTCGGTCCGTCCGGCGAGCACGAGGGCCAGGAGCAGCAGCCCCAGGCCGACTCGGTAGGCGACGAAGGGCGCGAAGTCGTTCCCGCCCACGTATCGCAGGAACCAGGCGATCGCCGCGTACCCGACGAGGAACGCCACCACGCTCGCACCCGCCAGCGGGCCCCAGGCCACGGTGGACGTCGGTTGCCTCGCCTCACGGTAGAGCCGGTGCAGCCCGAACGCCCCCGACACCGCGACCGCGGGGACGGCGAGCAGGAAGGAGAAACGCGACGCGGCCTCACGCGAGTACCGCAGCACCAGCCCGCCGCCGATGGTCGCGCCGGACCGTGACACTCCGGGAATCAGCGCGGTGGCCTGCGCCAGCCCGATCAGCAGACCGTCGCGGGCGGACAGCTCGGCCAGGGGCTTGCGGGCACCGGGCCGGCGATCCGCCCACCGGTCCGCGGCGCCGAGCAGCAGGCCGACGCCGGCCAGGGCGCCGGACATCAGCCGCAGGTCACGCAGCCGGCCCTTCACCACATCCTCGAAGAGGTAGCCGCAGGCTCCGATGGGAACGGTGCCGAACGCGATCAGCCAGGCGAGCCGGGCGTCGGCGGCCTGAGCCTCGGCACCGCGGGCGTCCGCCCCGGTGCTGCCCGCCGACAGGGGCAGCGATCCGAACCAGGCGCGACCGAGGCGGGCTATGTCCGAACGCAGGTAGACGATCACCGCCGCCGCCGTGCCGATCTGGGTCACGGCGGTGAAGGCCGCGCCGGGGTCGTCCCAGCCGGCCAGCGCCGCCACGACCCGCAGATGCGCGCTCGACGAGACCGGCAGAAACTCGGTGAGTCCCTGGACCAGCCCGAGGATCGTGCCTTCGGTCCAGTTCACCGCGAGGTCCCGTGCATGGACACGACGTTATCGGTGCGCCGTCGCCGTCGCGCGCGTGCGCTGGGCCACGTAGCTTCCCGCGGCGAGCGCGACCGCGATCGGCCACTCGATCGCCTCGACCGCCGCGAGTGTCCCCAGCCCGATGTAGTACGCCGTCATCTTCGCCGAGGGGATCGGGACGGGCCCGAGGTGGCGCCCGTCGTCCTTCGGCGGCGGCGCCATCTCCAGCCGGGCGGTGACGTAGGGCAGATGCAGCACCACCACCCGCTCGTCGTGGTTCGGCCGACGGCCGCGCACCGCGGACCCGATGGCGCTGCCCACCGCGCTCCCGATCGTGTTCGCGGCGGACCCCGCCGGCCCGGACCCCACCGAGGCGACGGAAACGATCCTGGACGCGACCGACCGCGGGAAGCCGGCCGTCACCGACGCGGGACGCGCGGCGCGGGCGGCACCGGCCGACGTCCGCGCCTTCGCGGTGCTCCGGCTCCGGGGGGCGGTCGTGCGCGTCGTCGCCGTGAGGGAGGGCGTGGCACGGGACGTCGTGGCACGAGTCGTCGCGGTTCGCGCCGGCGCGGTACGGCTCGACGTCGCCCGGGGTGCCGTCGCTCGGGTCGTTGTGGACCGGGACGTCGTGGACCGGGAGGCGGAACCTCCGGGAGCGGAGGCAGCGGAGGCGGATCGCCGCTTCGCAAGCGCCTCGGTAGCGGCGGTTTTCCCTGTCGGGGAGGCAGTCGAGCTACCTGTCGACGCCGTCATGGGCTGGGCCGGGCTCCCACCGACGCGCGCCGCGGGCACCGTCTTCGCGCCACCCGATGTCGCCTTCGCCGGGCCCGAGGGCACCCCGGTGCCGGTCGTCGCCCCGGGAGCGCTGGCCGCCTTGGCCTTGGTCGCCTTGGTCCCCTTGGTCTTGGCGGCGGAGGACTTGGCAGGCACGGGCTTGCCGGCCGACGCCTTGCCCGACGCCGATTTGGCAGCCGCGGGCTTGGTAGCGGCTGGCTTGGCGGTCGACGCCCTGTTGTCGGACGCCTTGGCGGACTCGGGCCTGGCGGTCGACGACTTGCTGGCCGACGACCTGGCAGCCGCGGGCTTCACGGTCGAGGTGGTCCCGGCAGCCGAGGTCTCCTTGGGCACCGCCACCGCCTCGGAAGCGCTGGTCGACTTCGAGGCGCTGGCGGGCTTCGAGGTACCGGCCGGCTTCGAGGTGCTCGGGGGAACCTGCTCGGCGCCGTTGGTCGACCCGGCTGCCCCGGCGGCCTTCTTCGTCTCCGCGCTGGACGTCGCCGCGGACCCGCCGGGCGCAGGTGCGGCCGGAGCCACGGCGGTCGGAGCGGTGAAGGTCGGCATCGGACCGGGCCGGTGCGCGAGGCCGCCCACGACGCCCGCACCGTTACTGGACGCGCTGGTCTCCGATGAACTGGTCGCCATGGGGCCGTTCCCTCCGTCGTGCGCCATGAAGCAACGAGCCCGAACAGCTCATTGTCACTGAGCGTATATTACTCGTGACTCCAGTGACGGGCGGTAGCCGTCTCGCCGGGCGCGCGCAGCCACGCGGCCCAACCGCCACTCCCGGCGACGATCCCGGAACATCAACGCCCAGATCGGACGCTGCCCCCAAGCCTGGCGCGACAAACCGTTCCATCCACGGATCACGGCGAAAACGAGGAAGAGCCGACCCCTGGACACCGTCGACCGCATCAACCGTTTCGACGACAGGAGAAGATTTACGCAGAAATCACGCGGCGCCACCGGATCATCCCTCGGGGGTGACTGGAAGCAGCACGACCTGTCGCCACCTAGAATGCCCCGACCGCCTCGACAAAACGTAGTCTGCTGATTACGGCATACCCGGCCTGGTAAAGCGGGGAAAGGCTGTGGCCGGGTTCACGGAGGTCCTTCTCGGCCGCCTCGGCGTATCGGCGCCCGCCGTAGGTCAGCGCCCTGAACACGATGCGGCCCGCCGCCGGTGCCGGCGCTCGCTCGCCGTCCGCCTCGAAGCTGGTCAGGTGTGCTTCCGTCACCTGCAGGAAGCGGCGGGTGGCGGCGACCACCGCGCTGTGGGCACCGCCCCCGACCGCACCGCCGCCAGCACTCGCGTACAGGCTCGTGGTGCCGTCGGCCAACGAGACGACCGTTACCGTTCCCTCCGCGGCGCCGATTTCCATCAGCGCACCCCACACAATCGTGCCAGCCGTGTGACGGAGCATTCCCTCAACGACCGGATCGAGCGTAAGAACCCCCTCACGGAGCCGGTGGAACAATGCCGCACCGTTGTCTGAACGACGAAGCCCACTCGCAACGATCATCGTCCAAATCGTAGTGGCGAACTCCGGATCCGTCCTCGGCAAGAGGAAATATCGGCGAAGAGGATCAGTGCTGACTACACTTTCGGTGGTCCAGGTTGGCGACATCCGGACCAACTCGGGACCATAACTACCGACTGATGCGGACCGAGCAGATATCGGTCACGCCCCCGGCTCAGCTGTCGGTCACCGCGGCACGGCGACGCCAGGTCGGCGGCTCGCCCGCACGCTCCGCGACCACGCCGCGGCGCTCCAAAGCGCGCAGGTGCGCCAGCGCCTCGGCCACGGCGCTGCGTTTCATGAAGCCCTCGATCTCGTCCCAGGGCCGTGACCACTCCATCCGGCTCGCGACCTCCCAGGCGGTCGCCGGGCCATCGTCCAACGTGGCCAGCACCTCGCCGAAGCGCTGGTCGTGATGCCTGCGCAGCTGCGCGACCCGGTCCGACAGGCCGTCGAAGCGGTATTCGTGCGCGGGGAGCGTGGCCTCGGCGGGCAGGGCGTCGACCTTGTCCAGGGAGCGCAGGTAGTCCCCCAGCGGATCATCCCCGACCGCGGCGCCGAACGGGATGTTCGGCGTGATGCGGGGCAGCACGTGATCGCCGGAGAGCAGCAGCCGGTTGGCCGGCTCCCAGAAGCACAGATGCCCCGGGGAGTGCCCCGGTGTCCAGACGGCCCGCAGGTCCCAGCCGGGGACGTCCGGGCGGTCGCCGTCGTCGAGCAGGATGTCCGGGCTGGCAGCGACC
The genomic region above belongs to Parafrankia irregularis and contains:
- a CDS encoding MBL fold metallo-hydrolase; the protein is MTGVARPSGPQLPPVERLRPGLWSIPVPLPTAGLTHVFMYLFETDRGAYVIDSGWDTDAAFAAVEAGLAVAGYSVTDLRGIMPTHMHPDHYGLAGRLREASGAWIALHPADAALLRAHPLEPADLFRNLNAEMLRAGAPPSAMRAFTAEKLPPGPFPVAASPDILLDDGDRPDVPGWDLRAVWTPGHSPGHLCFWEPANRLLLSGDHVLPRITPNIPFGAAVGDDPLGDYLRSLDKVDALPAEATLPAHEYRFDGLSDRVAQLRRHHDQRFGEVLATLDDGPATAWEVASRMEWSRPWDEIEGFMKRSAVAEALAHLRALERRGVVAERAGEPPTWRRRAAVTDS
- a CDS encoding undecaprenyl-diphosphate phosphatase, whose product is MNWTEGTILGLVQGLTEFLPVSSSAHLRVVAALAGWDDPGAAFTAVTQIGTAAAVIVYLRSDIARLGRAWFGSLPLSAGSTGADARGAEAQAADARLAWLIAFGTVPIGACGYLFEDVVKGRLRDLRLMSGALAGVGLLLGAADRWADRRPGARKPLAELSARDGLLIGLAQATALIPGVSRSGATIGGGLVLRYSREAASRFSFLLAVPAVAVSGAFGLHRLYREARQPTSTVAWGPLAGASVVAFLVGYAAIAWFLRYVGGNDFAPFVAYRVGLGLLLLALVLAGRTEAIPAA